One Cucumis sativus cultivar 9930 chromosome 1, Cucumber_9930_V3, whole genome shotgun sequence DNA segment encodes these proteins:
- the LOC116401787 gene encoding uncharacterized protein LOC116401787, with protein MMTTNIAESMNSILKEPRDLPIASFLEHVRALLQRWFWERREEGIKVTSTLTKWAELVLQKKQERALTMKVNPIDCYQFHVKDLDKEEVINLHTQECTCKEFQAEQLPCAHAIAVARDRNINVYSLCANYYTNECLLAAYSEAVYPVGNQSEWKTTEEYVHMTVLPPKVVKRVGRPKKKRIPSVGEAPKLHKCGRCKETGHNRLTCTNPISYIQKSSIQD; from the coding sequence ATGATGACAACAAATATAGCAGAGTCCATGAATTCTATACTGAAAGAACCTAGAGATTTGCCTATTGCTTCATTCCTTGAACATGTTCGAGCTTTGCTACAACGTTGGTTTTGGGAGCGTCGAGAAGAAGGCATTAAAGTGACGTCTACATTGACTAAATGGGCAGAGTTAGttctacaaaagaaacaagaacgaGCTTTGACAATGAAAGTCAACCCAATTGATTGTTACCAATTCCATGTTAAAGATTTAGATAAAGAGGAGGTCATAAATCTTCATACTCAAGAGTGCACTTGTAAGGAGTTTCAAGCTGAGCAACTACCATGCGCACATGCCATTGCTGTTGCACGGGATCgcaatataaatgtttatagctTATGTGCTAACTATTACACTAATGAATGTTTGTTGGCAGCATATTCGGAGGCCGTCTACCCAGTTGGGAATCAGTCGGAATGGAAGACAACCGAAGAATATGTACATATGACTGTCTTACCTCCGAAAGTAGTCAAAAGAGTTGGTCGACCGAAGAAAAAGAGGATTCCAAGTGTCGGTGAAGCACCAAAATTGCATAAATGTGGTCGATGTAAAGAAACAGGCCACAATAGATTAACGTGTACCAATCCAATTTCATACATCCAGAAGTCGAGCATACAAGATTAG
- the LOC116401786 gene encoding uncharacterized protein LOC116401786, translating to MASTSTNGPMYKIDPAHHFQSIALQVWAYESIPTITECGVHKVSNDAIPRMLRWVCELSPKSHVLQRQVFDSPMFLINVVIEMMPEEEEHLRMSSGELVEKTHPYNTVSEKNGDSKRPGEASNDDNDCKKSKKKKKWKSKMKEVVRKLKYRVAVLENERESLKSMLSTILKHLEVQKKGEEGDCTGVEGHDAQTEDVDTPGTPSWLRMPKEDDTSDGVKHVERQKQGVEANRTEDDTMDELDKKVHIHSEEPVDVVDDLNEEIGVKSLTYFDSDVMEIEPLSTERPHVRPARSKRASVYLSTPFTALDKRTTKSITTTSQSQPSVYDPMHKIPDAHLDRLRAWITDKRTKDEVRETFHGKKSKEFFRDLFMCRRWLADEHLDALFLLIRFNIKTAMIPTAQNFTTVDTLFMRLLVAKWPEYQECIKENRPFHWKEEYRLVDYVVGSKQDCQDPWVNVDYIYSPFNIHGNHWILLCLDLVRCQVKVWDSLPSLTSAEDMRSILEPIQEMVPNLLDATGFFVRRGGSSTHKEPWPLVIVDSIPLQRNNSDCGVFTIKYFEYEASGLDVATLCQENMSYFRKQLAFQLWTNNPMY from the exons ATGGCTTCGACATCAACTAACGGTCCCATGTACAAGATTGACCCTGCTCATCATTTTCAGTCTATA GCGTTACAG GTTTGGGCATATGAGTCTATACCAACCATCACTGAATGTGGTGTACATAAAGTAAGCAACGATGCAATACCACGAATGCTGAGGTGGGTGTGCGAACTATCGCCGAAGTCTCATGTCCTACAGAGGCAGGTGTTTGACTCACCAATG TTCTTAATTAACGTGGTAATTGAGATGATGCCTGAAGAGGAGGAGCATCTAAGAATGTCTTCAGGGGAACTTGTTGAGAAAACTCATCCATATAACACCGTTTCTGAGAAGAATGGTGATTCAAAACGACCAGGAGAAGCTAGTAATGATGACAATGACTGCaaaaagagtaagaaaaagaagaagtggaAGTCTAAGATGAAAGAAGTTGTTCGAAAACTCAAATATCGAGTAGCGGTTCTCGAGAATGAACGTGAAAGCCTAAAATCAATGCTGTCGACTATATTGAAACACCTTGAAGTTCAAAAAAAG GGTGAAGAAGGAGACTGCACGGGAGTTGAAGGTCATGATGCCCAGACCGAAGATGTTGACACACCCGGTACACCTTCTTGGTTGAGGATGCCCAAGGAGGATGACACAAGTGATGGGGTGAAACATGTTGAACGTCAAAAGCAG GGTGTCGAAGCAAACCGCACGGAGGATGACACAATGGATGAGTTGGATAAGAAGGTTCATATTCATTCGGAGGAGCCAGTAGACGTCGTTGACGATTTGAACGAGGAAATTGGAGTAAAAAGTCTTACTTATTTTGATTCAGACGTCATGGAAATAGAACCATTATCCACTGAACGACCACATGTTCGGCCCGCACGTAGCAAGCGTGCAAGTGTATACTTGTCAACCCCCTTCACAGCTTTAGATAAACGGACTACAAAATCAATCACCACCACCTCTCAGTCTCAACCATCCGTCTATGATCCTATGCACAAAATACCTGACGCCCATTTAGATCGACTCAGAGCTTGGATCACAGACAAGCGTACGAAAGATGAGGTGCGTGAAACTTTTCACGGGAAAAAATCGAAGGAGTTTTTCAGAGACTTGTTCATGTGTCGTCGGTGGTTGGCGGATGAG cATTTGGATGCACTGTTTCTTCTCATTCGCTTCAACATTAAGACAGCCATGATACCTACTGCTCAAAACTTCACAACTGTAGACACACTATTCATG cGACTATTAGTTGCGAAGTGGCCTGAATACCAAGAATGTATTAAAGAGAATCGACCATTTCACTGGAAGGAGGAGTATCGGTTGGTTGACTATGTTGTCGGATCAAAACAAGACTGTCAAGATCCTTGGGTGAATGTTGATTACATTTACTCTCCATTCAATATCCATGGCAATCATTGGATTCTATTATGCTTGGACTTGGTACGTTGTCAAGTTAAGGTATGGGATTCGCTTCCGTCGCTGACGAGTGCCGAAGATATGAGAAGCATATTAGAGCCAATTCAAGAGATGGTGCCAAATTTGCTCGATGCTACTGGATTCTTTGTTAGGAGAGGCGGATCATCAACACACAAGGAACCTTGGCCACTTGTCATTGTCGACTCCATTCCACTTCAACGCAACAATAGTGATTGTGGTGTATTTACAATTAAGTATTTCGAATATGAAGCTTCTGGTTTAGATGTAGCTACattatgtcaagaaaacatgtcatattttagaaaacaattggcATTTCAATTATGGACCAACAATCCCATGTATTGA
- the LOC116402231 gene encoding uncharacterized protein LOC116402231, whose protein sequence is MFIVLIASTQRAQCNTLKAKISCLDCQSNYDFSGNLIMVKCERAKNLTIAITKADGSFETSLPSNMASEAAPSSPKCIAKLLGGSHQLFASRKEMVSTIIKETNSKFFTIATALKFSTCKEISRNCKAIKKESVEDSKTFDFPLPPEWGFPPTSYYIPVLPIIGIP, encoded by the exons ATGTTTATAGTTCTAATTGCATCAACTCAACGTGCACAATGCAACACTTTGAAGGCAAAGATTTCTTGCCTTGATTGTCAATCCAACTATGACTTCTCAG GAAACTTGATCATGGTGAAGTGTGAGAGAGCAAAAAACTTAACAATAGCAATAACCAAAGCCGATGGATCATTCGAAACTTCGCTTCCATCCAACATGGCCTCCGAAGCAGCTCCTTCTTCTCCCAAGTGCATAGCCAAGCTCCTTGGAGGTTCTCACCAGCTCTTTGCTTCAAGGAAAGAGATGGTTTCTACTATCATCAAAGAAACCAACTCCAAGTTCTTCACAATTGCCACTGCTCTCAAGTTCTCAACATGCAAAGAAATCAGTAGAAACTGCAAAGCCATAAAGAAGGAGTCTGTTGAAGATTCAAAAACCTTTGATTTCCCTTTGCCGCCTGAGTGGGGCTTCCCACCCACAAGCTACTACATCCCTGTGCTTCCTATCATAGGCATTCCTTGA
- the LOC101209924 gene encoding putative germin-like protein 9-2 has translation MKNGFPFYKINHILLLLLLLHFKHLFHGKSSDPDPVVDYLTSPLDAIINGTFFTFTGLRSAFTDFPSNFKPTKATFSEFPALLSQSVSMAILQYPAGSINPPHSHPRSAELLLVVSGSLQVGFVDTANQFFNQTLQVGDLFLFPKGLVHFQLNVDPRNSATAIATFASANPGTVALPSSTVFTSGISDEVLAEAFKTDVAVIQSIRAGLTPPKS, from the coding sequence ATGAAAAATGGCTTTCCTTTCTACAAAATCAAccacattcttcttcttcttcttcttcttcattttaagCATCTTTTCCATGGCAAATCCAGTGACCCAGATCCGGTCGTCGACTACTTGACATCCCCCCTTGACGCCATCATCAACGGCACTTTCTTCACCTTCACAGGCCTCCGCTCAGCTTTCACCGATTTcccttcaaatttcaaacccACAAAAGCCACCTTCTCCGAGTTCCCAGCCCTTCTCAGCCAGAGCGTCTCCATGGCCATCCTCCAGTACCCGGCTGGCTCCATCAACCCACCTCATTCCCACCCTCGCTCTGCCGAGCTTCTCCTTGTCGTCAGCGGCAGCCTCCAAGTTGGCTTTGTCGATACCGCCAACCAGTTCTTCAACCAGACCCTTCAAGTTGGGGACTTGTTTTTGTTCCCCAAAGGGTTGGTCCATTTCCAGCTCAATGTTGACCCTCGAAACTCTGCCACGGCCATCGCCACCTTCGCCAGTGCTAACCCTGGCACTGTGGCGTTGCCATCATCGACGGTGTTTACGAGTGGGATTAGTGATGAGGTTCTTGCTGAGGCGTTCAAGACTGATGTGGCTGTTATTCAAAGTATAAGGGCTGGCCTTACACCACCAAAGAGTTAG